A stretch of Halomonas elongata DSM 2581 DNA encodes these proteins:
- a CDS encoding four helix bundle protein — MRRVRKTEEGSCKTKPSVNDRIKFLFMAKGSSAELGTQIYIGMEIGYIEREKGCLWVAETKEIAAMLAGLIRKQPDFSAD, encoded by the coding sequence CTGCGGCGCGTTAGAAAGACGGAAGAAGGAAGTTGTAAGACGAAACCTTCCGTCAACGACCGTATCAAGTTTCTTTTTATGGCCAAGGGCTCAAGTGCCGAACTCGGAACACAGATCTATATCGGCATGGAGATTGGCTACATCGAACGTGAGAAGGGGTGTCTCTGGGTAGCCGAGACCAAGGAAATTGCTGCCATGCTGGCAGGGCTGATTCGCAAGCAGCCTGACTTCAGCGCAGATTGA
- the cysN gene encoding sulfate adenylyltransferase subunit CysN: MSHQSSLIADNIEQYLHEHENKDLLRFITCGSVDDGKSTLIGRLLHDSKMIFDDQLAAITQASKTSGTTGDEVDLALLVDGLQSEREQGITIDVAYRFFSTDKRKFIIADTPGHEQYTRNMATGASTAGLAVILIDARHGVQTQTRRHSFIADLLGIRHLVIAVNKMDLVDYSEARFEEIVAEYREFAEQLGAEDIHFVPMSALKGDNVVNKSETMPWYDGPALLGLLETIEVRHDQNLRDLRLPIQYVNRPNLDFRGYAGTLESGILRPGQAVRVLPSGKRSRVERIVTFDGDLETAWPGQAITVTLEDEIDISRGDWLVAEDAEVARANAFEADIVWMHEQPLEPGRQVDIRLSGRSVSGRVEAIDYQVDVNTLAHHPAERLELNAIARCRVALTEDITLDDYAVSPGTGSFIVIDRLSNVTMGAGMIRGAAEAAEGGPGEVDWANFEVELNALVRKYFPHWEAKDISQLMSR, encoded by the coding sequence ATGTCACACCAATCCAGCTTGATTGCCGATAATATCGAGCAGTACCTGCACGAACACGAGAACAAGGACCTGCTGCGCTTCATCACCTGCGGCAGTGTCGATGACGGCAAGTCGACCCTGATCGGTCGCTTGCTGCACGATTCCAAGATGATCTTCGACGATCAACTGGCGGCGATCACCCAGGCGTCGAAGACCAGCGGGACCACCGGTGACGAGGTGGATCTGGCGTTGCTGGTGGATGGCCTGCAGTCGGAGCGGGAGCAGGGCATCACCATCGATGTCGCCTACCGCTTCTTCTCGACCGACAAGCGCAAGTTCATCATCGCCGATACTCCGGGGCATGAGCAGTACACGCGCAACATGGCCACCGGCGCTTCGACGGCGGGGCTGGCGGTGATCCTGATTGACGCCCGCCACGGCGTGCAGACCCAGACCCGGCGGCACAGCTTCATCGCCGATCTGCTCGGCATTCGCCATCTGGTCATCGCGGTCAACAAGATGGACCTGGTCGACTACAGCGAGGCGCGCTTCGAGGAGATCGTCGCCGAGTACCGCGAGTTTGCCGAGCAGCTCGGTGCCGAGGATATCCACTTCGTGCCGATGTCGGCCTTGAAGGGCGACAACGTGGTCAACAAGAGCGAGACGATGCCCTGGTATGACGGGCCGGCGTTGCTCGGACTGCTCGAGACCATCGAAGTGCGCCACGATCAGAACCTGCGCGATCTTCGCCTGCCGATCCAGTACGTCAATCGGCCCAACCTGGACTTCCGTGGTTATGCCGGCACCCTGGAGTCGGGCATCCTGCGCCCTGGCCAGGCCGTGCGCGTGCTGCCCTCCGGCAAGCGCTCCAGGGTCGAGCGTATCGTCACCTTCGATGGCGATCTCGAGACCGCCTGGCCGGGGCAGGCGATCACCGTGACCCTGGAGGACGAGATCGACATCTCGCGTGGTGATTGGCTCGTCGCCGAAGATGCCGAGGTCGCGCGTGCCAACGCCTTCGAGGCCGACATCGTGTGGATGCACGAGCAGCCGCTGGAGCCGGGTCGGCAGGTCGACATTCGTCTCTCCGGGCGTTCCGTGTCGGGGCGGGTCGAGGCTATCGATTACCAGGTCGACGTCAACACCCTGGCCCATCATCCGGCCGAGCGGCTCGAGCTCAATGCCATCGCACGCTGCCGGGTGGCGTTGACCGAAGATATCACCCTGGATGACTACGCCGTCAGTCCGGGTACGGGCAGCTTCATCGTCATCGACCGCCTGTCCAACGTCACCATGGGAGCCGGCATGATTCGCGGCGCGGCCGAGGCGGCGGAAGGCGGGCCGGGCGAGGTCGACTGGGCGAATTTCGAAGTCGAGCTCAATGCCCTGGTGCGCAAGTACTTTCCGCATTGGGAGGCCAAGGACATCAGTCAACTGATGAGCCGTTGA
- the cmoB gene encoding tRNA 5-methoxyuridine(34)/uridine 5-oxyacetic acid(34) synthase CmoB, whose product MSIPDVHRPLYQAFLDQAFTRRGFDAWLARLPEQLARGLDPKRYGDLKAWEKAVAKLPPLPEPRRVRLDADSVTVECELDDARRRQCENLLRALAPWRKGPYRLGGVTIDTEWRSDWKWQRVAPHLSPLQGRRVLDVGGGNGYHAWRMSGAGAAFTLVIDPSPRFFWQFQAVRHFVGDADNGRTQFLPVGIEDVPDELAAFDTVFSMGVLYHRPSPLEHLLQLKAALRPGGELVLETLVVRGDDTTVLLPGERYAAMPNVYFLPSSAALVGWLERCGFENARVVDEADTSLDEQRATDWMTFQSLADFLDPEDTTRTREGYPAPRRAVVIANRPA is encoded by the coding sequence TTGAGCATCCCCGACGTTCATCGCCCTCTTTATCAGGCCTTTCTCGACCAGGCCTTCACCCGCCGGGGCTTCGACGCCTGGCTGGCACGACTACCCGAGCAGCTCGCCCGGGGGCTCGATCCCAAGCGATACGGCGACCTGAAGGCCTGGGAGAAGGCCGTGGCCAAACTGCCGCCATTGCCCGAACCGCGCCGGGTCCGGCTGGATGCCGACAGCGTGACGGTCGAATGCGAACTGGACGACGCCCGGCGACGCCAGTGCGAGAACCTGCTGCGTGCGTTGGCGCCCTGGCGCAAGGGGCCTTACCGGCTGGGTGGCGTGACCATCGACACCGAGTGGCGCTCCGACTGGAAGTGGCAGCGCGTCGCCCCTCACCTTTCGCCATTGCAAGGACGCCGGGTACTCGACGTGGGCGGCGGCAACGGCTATCACGCCTGGCGCATGAGCGGCGCCGGTGCTGCCTTCACGCTGGTGATCGACCCTTCGCCACGCTTCTTCTGGCAGTTCCAGGCCGTGCGTCACTTCGTCGGCGATGCCGACAACGGTCGCACCCAGTTTCTGCCGGTGGGCATCGAGGACGTTCCCGACGAACTGGCCGCCTTCGACACCGTCTTCTCCATGGGCGTGCTCTATCACCGCCCCTCGCCGCTCGAGCATCTGCTGCAACTCAAGGCCGCCTTGCGGCCGGGCGGAGAACTGGTGCTGGAAACCCTGGTAGTACGCGGCGACGACACCACGGTGCTGCTGCCGGGCGAGCGCTACGCCGCCATGCCCAATGTCTACTTCCTGCCGTCCTCCGCGGCACTGGTCGGCTGGCTCGAGCGTTGCGGCTTCGAGAACGCCCGCGTGGTGGACGAGGCCGATACCAGCCTCGACGAGCAGCGCGCCACCGACTGGATGACCTTTCAGTCCCTGGCCGACTTCCTCGACCCCGAGGACACGACCCGCACCCGTGAGGGCTATCCGGCGCCACGCCGCGCCGTGGTGATCGCCAACCGACCGGCCTGA
- the cmoA gene encoding carboxy-S-adenosyl-L-methionine synthase CmoA → MSDASYRDAIFSTPLDRVASFSFDERVVACFPDMIRRSVPGYGQILAMLGPLARRHLRHGGHVYDLGCSLGAAGLALAGQLPVDAFRYTGIDLSPTMVERARQTLKEECPGHDMTVIEGDIRHQAYDASGMILLNFTLQFLDPTDRDAVVARLFEALEPGGVLILSEKIVADDEQDNAWLVERYHDFKRANGYSELEISQKRTALENVLVPDTLTAHHARLARAGFSRSLTWFQYLNFASLIAFKEA, encoded by the coding sequence ATGAGTGACGCATCTTACCGTGACGCCATCTTTTCGACACCCCTGGACCGGGTGGCGAGTTTCTCCTTCGACGAGCGAGTGGTGGCCTGCTTTCCCGACATGATCCGTCGCTCGGTACCGGGGTACGGCCAGATACTCGCCATGCTCGGCCCCCTGGCCCGCCGCCACCTGCGCCATGGCGGTCATGTCTATGACCTGGGCTGTTCGCTCGGCGCCGCAGGCCTGGCGCTGGCCGGCCAGTTACCGGTGGACGCCTTTCGCTACACCGGCATCGACCTCTCGCCGACGATGGTCGAACGCGCCCGCCAGACCCTGAAAGAGGAATGCCCCGGGCACGACATGACGGTGATCGAGGGCGACATCCGCCACCAGGCTTATGACGCCTCGGGCATGATCCTGCTCAACTTCACCCTGCAGTTTCTCGATCCGACGGATCGCGACGCCGTGGTGGCCCGCCTCTTCGAGGCCCTGGAGCCCGGCGGTGTGCTGATTCTGTCCGAGAAGATCGTCGCCGACGACGAGCAGGACAACGCCTGGCTGGTCGAACGCTATCACGATTTCAAGCGCGCCAACGGCTACAGCGAGCTGGAGATCAGCCAGAAGCGCACGGCCCTGGAGAACGTCCTGGTGCCGGACACCCTGACGGCTCACCATGCCCGGCTCGCACGCGCCGGTTTCAGTCGCTCGCTGACCTGGTTCCAGTACTTGAACTTCGCGTCACTGATCGCCTTCAAGGAGGCCTGA
- the pgi gene encoding glucose-6-phosphate isomerase, with translation MSQPPVEQRSAWRALAEHADDMGRRHLRELFAEHQGRFAAFSRQAAGLTLDLSKQRWDENTLALLLNLARDAGVPDAIRGLLAGERLNLSENRPALHTALRLPADARLEVEGEDLVPSVHSTLDRMAAMVERFHAGQWRGVTGKPIRDVVNLGVGGSDLGPLMVTHALADYRPEGIHRIDVHFASTMDGSQLADYLTRLNPETTLFVLSSKSFTTIDTLTNARTARDWLKARLLGGDRQEGVDEALVMRQHFIGVSASPDKMREWGIADEHQLEFWEWVGGRYSLWGAIGLPIALAVGMANFRELLAGAHNMDRHFSEAELGDNLPVLLALAGIWNVNFLDIRAHSILPYDGRLEYFAAYLEQLEMESNGKSVNHDGEPVGYSTCPVLWGQLGPNAQHAFYQLLHQGTQSVECDFIAPRVRYDDVADPATRDHLMSQHRLTLANCFAQSRALMLGDAALEDEGPRPGHKRYAGNQPSSTLLLDRLTPRTLGALVALYEHKVFVQATIWDINPFDQWGVELGKTLAGETRRILEHQAGLEGMDDSTRGLIEAVWEAESRESS, from the coding sequence ATGAGCCAACCCCCCGTCGAACAGCGGAGTGCCTGGCGCGCCCTGGCCGAGCATGCTGATGACATGGGCCGGCGGCACCTGCGCGAGCTCTTTGCCGAGCATCAGGGGCGCTTCGCCGCTTTCAGTCGACAGGCCGCCGGCCTGACACTCGATCTTTCCAAACAGCGCTGGGACGAGAATACCCTTGCGCTGCTGCTGAATCTGGCCCGCGATGCGGGGGTGCCGGATGCCATCCGTGGATTGCTGGCCGGCGAGCGGCTCAACCTCAGCGAGAATCGGCCGGCGCTGCATACGGCCTTGCGCCTGCCGGCCGATGCCCGGCTCGAGGTGGAGGGCGAGGATCTGGTGCCCTCGGTGCACTCGACCCTGGATCGCATGGCGGCCATGGTCGAGCGTTTCCACGCGGGCCAGTGGCGTGGTGTCACCGGCAAGCCCATCCGCGATGTGGTCAACCTGGGGGTCGGTGGCTCGGATCTCGGCCCCTTGATGGTCACCCACGCCCTGGCCGACTATCGGCCGGAGGGCATCCATCGCATCGATGTGCACTTCGCCTCGACCATGGACGGCTCGCAACTCGCCGACTATCTGACGCGGCTCAACCCCGAGACGACGCTTTTCGTGCTGTCCTCGAAGTCCTTCACCACCATCGACACCCTGACCAATGCCCGCACCGCAAGGGACTGGCTGAAGGCCAGGCTGCTCGGCGGTGACCGGCAGGAGGGCGTCGACGAAGCGCTGGTGATGCGTCAGCACTTCATCGGCGTCTCGGCCAGCCCCGACAAGATGCGCGAGTGGGGCATCGCTGACGAGCACCAGCTCGAGTTCTGGGAGTGGGTCGGCGGACGCTACTCGCTGTGGGGAGCCATCGGCCTGCCGATCGCCCTGGCGGTGGGGATGGCGAATTTCCGTGAATTACTGGCCGGCGCCCACAACATGGACCGCCACTTCAGCGAGGCCGAACTGGGCGACAACCTGCCCGTGCTGCTGGCGTTGGCGGGCATCTGGAACGTCAACTTCCTGGATATTCGGGCGCATTCCATCCTGCCCTATGACGGACGCCTGGAATACTTCGCCGCCTATCTCGAGCAGCTGGAGATGGAATCCAACGGCAAGTCGGTGAATCATGACGGCGAGCCGGTGGGCTATTCCACCTGCCCGGTGCTCTGGGGGCAACTCGGCCCCAACGCCCAGCATGCCTTCTATCAGTTGCTGCATCAGGGTACGCAGTCCGTAGAGTGCGACTTCATCGCGCCCCGGGTGCGCTACGATGACGTGGCCGATCCCGCCACCCGCGATCACCTGATGAGCCAGCATCGCCTGACACTGGCCAACTGCTTCGCCCAGTCCCGGGCCTTGATGCTGGGCGATGCGGCGCTCGAGGACGAAGGGCCGCGTCCCGGCCACAAGCGCTATGCCGGCAACCAGCCTTCCAGTACCCTGCTGCTGGATCGCCTGACGCCGCGTACCCTGGGAGCTCTGGTCGCCCTGTACGAGCACAAGGTCTTCGTGCAGGCGACCATCTGGGACATCAATCCCTTCGACCAGTGGGGTGTGGAACTCGGCAAGACACTGGCCGGCGAGACGCGGCGCATCCTCGAACACCAGGCCGGGCTCGAGGGCATGGACGATTCCACGCGCGGTCTCATCGAGGCCGTCTGGGAGGCCGAGTCGCGAGAGTCGAGTTGA
- a CDS encoding YqiA/YcfP family alpha/beta fold hydrolase, with amino-acid sequence MLSAMRSPMPASGVLYLHGFNSGSASPKAALMRAACERLSLPCATPQLPHRPDQALAVAEACLEELGTAPMVVGSSMGGFLATLVAERHDLPAALINPAVTPARLVTSWIGETFVNPYSGERFRIEESHRRALEALAPERVEPRRYLLLLGTADETLDARDAWAFYRGAASILHPRGDHGFAALADYLPAILAHGGHALPVGAVAMQR; translated from the coding sequence ATGCTGAGTGCCATGCGATCGCCGATGCCTGCCAGTGGCGTACTCTATCTGCATGGTTTCAACAGCGGCAGTGCCTCGCCGAAGGCGGCACTGATGCGCGCGGCCTGCGAGCGACTGTCGCTGCCCTGTGCGACGCCCCAGTTGCCGCACCGGCCGGATCAGGCGCTGGCGGTAGCCGAGGCATGCCTCGAAGAGCTGGGCACGGCCCCCATGGTGGTGGGCAGCTCGATGGGCGGTTTCCTGGCGACCCTGGTCGCCGAGCGCCACGACCTGCCGGCCGCCCTGATCAATCCGGCCGTGACGCCGGCCCGCCTGGTGACGTCCTGGATCGGCGAGACCTTCGTCAATCCGTACAGCGGCGAGCGTTTCCGGATCGAAGAGTCGCATCGCCGGGCCCTGGAGGCCCTTGCTCCCGAGCGGGTCGAGCCACGGCGCTATCTGCTGCTGCTGGGCACGGCCGACGAAACGCTGGACGCTCGGGATGCCTGGGCCTTCTACCGGGGCGCGGCAAGCATCCTGCATCCGCGAGGAGACCATGGGTTCGCCGCCCTGGCCGATTACCTGCCGGCGATTCTGGCCCACGGCGGCCATGCCCTGCCGGTCGGGGCGGTGGCGATGCAGCGTTGA
- the parE gene encoding DNA topoisomerase IV subunit B — MTQYSASSIEVLAGLEPVRKRPGMYTDTSRPNHLIQEVIDNSVDEALGGHAKAIAVRLFEDGGVEVSDDGRGMPIDIHPEHGVSGIELIMTKLHAGGKFSASSYRFSGGLHGVGVSVVNALSRRLEVEVLKDGSRHHMAFEHGERASDLTVIGSAAKRATGTLVRFWPEASYFDSPKLSLTRLKHLLRAKAVLCPGLQVTLVEADGTESVWQFEDGLRDYLAQATDGYEVLPASPFVGHFADEEQAVDWAIQWLPEGGEPLLESYVNLIPTPLGGTHVNGLRSGMLEALREFCEYRSLLPRGVKLTAEDLWERVSYVLSVKMLEPQFAGQTKERLSSRTVAGFVSGVVKDAFSLWLNHHVDQGEALAELVISAAQRRQKSAKKVARKKVTSGPALPGKLADCSGQDPASSELFLVEGDSAGGSAKQARQRETQAILPLRGKILNTWEVEAHDIYGSQEVHDIAVAIGMEPGSDDLSKLRYHKICILADADSDGLHIATLLCALFVRHFPALVDAGHVFVAMPPLYRIDLGKEVFYALDESEKAAILRRLEGKRGTPNVQRFKGLGEMSPLQLRETTMAAETRRLVQLTREVGDGTLEMMDMLLAKKRASDRKSWLEDYGNLAEIEV, encoded by the coding sequence ATGACACAGTACAGCGCCAGTTCGATCGAGGTGCTTGCCGGGCTCGAGCCCGTGCGCAAGCGCCCCGGCATGTACACCGACACTTCCCGGCCCAACCATCTGATCCAGGAAGTCATCGACAACAGTGTCGACGAGGCGCTGGGCGGCCATGCCAAGGCGATCGCCGTACGCCTGTTCGAGGACGGCGGCGTCGAGGTCAGCGACGATGGTCGCGGCATGCCCATCGACATTCATCCCGAGCACGGTGTCTCCGGGATCGAACTGATCATGACCAAGCTGCACGCCGGCGGAAAGTTCTCGGCGTCCAGTTACCGCTTTTCCGGGGGGTTGCACGGCGTCGGTGTCTCGGTGGTCAATGCCCTGTCCCGTCGCCTCGAGGTGGAAGTGCTCAAGGATGGCAGTCGCCATCACATGGCCTTCGAGCATGGCGAGCGAGCCTCCGACCTGACGGTGATCGGTTCTGCCGCCAAGCGTGCCACGGGCACGCTGGTACGCTTCTGGCCCGAAGCGAGCTATTTCGACTCGCCGAAGCTGTCGCTGACCCGGCTCAAGCATTTGCTGCGGGCCAAGGCAGTGCTCTGCCCGGGGCTCCAGGTGACGCTCGTCGAGGCCGATGGCACCGAGAGTGTATGGCAGTTCGAGGATGGCCTGCGCGACTATCTCGCCCAGGCCACCGATGGTTACGAGGTACTGCCGGCCTCGCCCTTCGTGGGTCACTTCGCCGATGAAGAACAGGCGGTGGACTGGGCCATCCAGTGGCTTCCCGAAGGCGGCGAGCCGTTGCTCGAGAGCTACGTCAACCTGATCCCCACGCCACTGGGCGGAACGCACGTGAACGGTCTGCGATCCGGCATGCTGGAGGCGCTGCGTGAATTCTGCGAATACCGCAGCCTGCTGCCGCGCGGGGTGAAGCTGACCGCCGAAGACCTCTGGGAAAGGGTTTCCTATGTGTTGTCGGTGAAGATGCTGGAACCGCAGTTCGCCGGCCAGACCAAGGAACGCCTGTCGTCGCGCACCGTGGCCGGCTTCGTGTCCGGGGTGGTCAAGGATGCCTTCTCGCTGTGGCTCAACCATCACGTCGATCAGGGCGAGGCGCTCGCCGAGTTGGTGATCAGCGCCGCCCAGCGACGCCAGAAGAGCGCCAAGAAGGTGGCGCGCAAGAAGGTCACCTCCGGTCCGGCGTTGCCCGGCAAGTTGGCCGATTGCAGTGGCCAGGACCCCGCGAGCAGCGAACTCTTCCTGGTCGAGGGTGACAGCGCCGGAGGCAGCGCCAAGCAGGCGCGCCAGCGCGAGACCCAGGCGATCCTGCCGCTGCGCGGCAAGATCCTCAATACCTGGGAAGTCGAGGCCCACGACATCTACGGCTCCCAGGAAGTCCACGACATCGCCGTGGCCATCGGCATGGAGCCGGGCAGCGATGACCTCTCCAAACTGCGCTATCACAAGATCTGCATCCTCGCCGATGCCGACTCCGACGGCCTGCACATCGCGACCCTGCTGTGCGCGCTCTTCGTGCGTCATTTCCCGGCGCTGGTCGATGCCGGTCACGTCTTCGTGGCGATGCCGCCGCTGTATCGCATCGACCTCGGCAAGGAAGTCTTCTACGCCCTGGACGAGAGCGAGAAGGCCGCCATCCTGCGTCGCCTCGAGGGCAAGCGCGGCACGCCCAACGTCCAGCGCTTCAAGGGCCTCGGCGAGATGAGCCCGCTGCAACTGCGTGAAACCACCATGGCGGCCGAGACCCGGCGGCTGGTGCAACTGACCCGCGAAGTCGGCGACGGCACCCTGGAGATGATGGACATGCTGCTGGCCAAGAAGCGTGCCTCCGACCGCAAGAGCTGGCTGGAAGACTACGGCAACCTCGCGGAGATCGAAGTCTGA
- the parC gene encoding DNA topoisomerase IV subunit A produces MSMDIQVAEGDVERLSLREYTEKAYLDYSMYVILDRALPHIGDGMKPVQRRIVYAMRELALSANAKYKKSARTVGDVLGKFHPHGDSACYEAMVLMAQSFSYRYPLVDGQGNWGSPDDPKSFAAMRYTEARLSKFAEVLLSELGQGTVDWAPNFDGTMNEPVVLPARLPHVLLNGGTGIAVGMATDIPPHNVGEVVEATCHLLRQPEATTAELMAHLPGPDFPSAAEIITPASDLRKIYENGRGSVKVRARFVREEGNVVITALPYQVSGAKVLEQIAAQMQAKKLPMVADLRDESTHEEPTRLVIEPRSNRVDVESLMAHLFATTDLEKNIRVNMNVIGLDGRPRVLSLAGLLSEWLDFRRSTVRRRLEHRLGKVEDRLHILEGLLAAYLNIDEVIRIIREEDEPKPALMEAFGLSERQAEAILELRLRHLAKLEEMKIRGEQDELEEERKRLKELLGNEAALTDLIERELRAAGEEYGDPRRAPIVEREEARALSEVELVGADPVTVVLSEKGWIRSAKGHDIDPAGLSYKAGDRFALAARGKTNQPLVLLDDTGRAYTLTAHNLPSARSQGEPVTGRVNVAAGAHMAGVMLGPPTTRYLLASDGGYGFIAPLEALTGKSKSGKGVLSVPKGCNVLAPLMVPEGEGISVAAVSNEGRLLVFPLDQLPEMAKGKGNKMIDIPGARAARREEFLRDLTLLGPGQALVVQAGKRKLTLKAGDLDYYRGDRGRRGSKLPRGLQKVDRLAPDGEL; encoded by the coding sequence ATGAGTATGGATATCCAGGTGGCGGAGGGCGACGTCGAGCGCTTGTCCCTTCGCGAGTATACCGAGAAGGCGTATCTCGATTATTCGATGTACGTCATCCTCGACCGTGCCTTGCCGCATATCGGCGATGGCATGAAGCCGGTGCAGCGGCGCATCGTCTATGCCATGCGCGAGCTGGCGCTCAGCGCCAATGCCAAGTACAAGAAGTCGGCGCGTACCGTCGGTGACGTGCTGGGCAAGTTCCATCCGCATGGCGACAGCGCCTGCTACGAGGCCATGGTGCTGATGGCGCAGTCCTTCAGCTATCGCTACCCGCTGGTGGACGGTCAGGGCAACTGGGGCAGCCCCGATGACCCCAAGTCCTTCGCCGCCATGCGCTATACCGAGGCGCGGTTGTCGAAGTTCGCCGAGGTACTGCTCAGCGAACTCGGCCAGGGCACCGTCGACTGGGCCCCCAACTTCGACGGCACCATGAACGAACCGGTGGTGCTGCCCGCGCGCCTGCCCCATGTGCTGCTCAACGGCGGTACCGGTATCGCCGTGGGTATGGCCACCGACATCCCGCCGCACAACGTGGGCGAGGTCGTCGAAGCCACCTGTCATCTGCTGCGTCAGCCCGAGGCGACCACCGCCGAGCTGATGGCCCATCTGCCCGGGCCGGATTTCCCCTCCGCGGCCGAGATCATCACGCCGGCATCCGACCTGCGCAAGATCTACGAGAATGGCCGGGGCTCGGTGAAGGTGCGGGCCCGCTTCGTGCGCGAAGAGGGCAATGTGGTGATCACCGCCTTGCCGTACCAGGTGAGTGGCGCCAAGGTGCTGGAGCAGATCGCCGCCCAGATGCAGGCCAAGAAGCTGCCGATGGTCGCCGACCTGCGTGACGAGTCCACCCACGAGGAGCCGACGCGCCTGGTGATCGAACCGCGCTCCAACCGCGTGGATGTCGAGTCGCTGATGGCGCACCTGTTCGCCACCACCGATCTCGAGAAGAATATCCGCGTCAACATGAACGTGATCGGCCTGGACGGCCGGCCCCGTGTGCTGTCGCTGGCCGGACTGCTCAGCGAATGGCTGGATTTCCGGCGCAGCACGGTGCGGCGGCGTCTCGAGCATCGGCTCGGCAAGGTGGAAGACCGACTGCACATCCTCGAGGGGTTGCTGGCCGCCTACCTCAATATCGACGAGGTGATTCGCATCATCCGCGAGGAGGATGAACCCAAGCCCGCGCTGATGGAGGCCTTCGGGCTCAGCGAACGTCAGGCCGAGGCGATCCTCGAGTTGCGCCTGCGCCACCTGGCCAAGCTCGAAGAGATGAAGATCCGCGGCGAGCAGGACGAACTGGAGGAAGAACGCAAGCGCCTGAAGGAGTTGCTCGGCAACGAGGCGGCGCTGACCGATCTGATCGAGCGCGAACTGCGTGCCGCCGGCGAGGAATACGGCGATCCGCGTCGTGCGCCGATAGTCGAGCGCGAGGAAGCCCGCGCCCTGTCCGAGGTCGAGCTCGTCGGCGCCGATCCCGTCACCGTCGTGCTCTCCGAAAAGGGCTGGATCCGTAGCGCCAAGGGGCACGACATCGATCCCGCCGGGCTCTCCTACAAGGCCGGCGACCGCTTCGCGCTGGCCGCCAGGGGCAAGACCAACCAACCGCTGGTGCTGCTCGACGACACCGGGCGTGCCTATACCCTGACCGCCCATAACCTGCCCAGTGCGCGCAGCCAGGGGGAGCCGGTCACCGGCCGGGTCAATGTGGCGGCCGGCGCCCACATGGCCGGCGTGATGCTGGGGCCACCCACCACGCGTTACCTGCTGGCGTCGGACGGTGGCTATGGTTTCATCGCGCCGCTCGAAGCGCTGACCGGCAAGAGCAAGTCGGGCAAGGGCGTACTCTCGGTGCCCAAGGGCTGCAACGTGCTGGCGCCGTTGATGGTGCCCGAAGGGGAGGGGATCAGCGTGGCGGCGGTGTCCAACGAAGGCCGCCTGCTGGTCTTCCCGCTCGACCAGTTGCCCGAGATGGCCAAGGGCAAGGGCAACAAGATGATCGACATTCCCGGCGCCCGCGCTGCCCGTCGCGAGGAATTCCTGCGTGACCTGACGTTGCTGGGCCCCGGACAGGCCCTGGTGGTGCAGGCCGGCAAGCGCAAGCTGACGCTCAAGGCCGGCGATCTGGACTACTATCGAGGCGACCGTGGTCGTCGTGGCAGCAAGCTGCCGAGGGGACTGCAGAAAGTCGACCGGCTCGCCCCTGACGGGGAGCTGTAA